A window of Pirellula sp. SH-Sr6A contains these coding sequences:
- a CDS encoding DapH/DapD/GlmU-related protein, translated as MAGLVIFGNRTAVEVAEAAELGCKHLFDTILVRFFAEPEFSQSLAPELESQLGAVHYLAGVADVMAKLRIISACSARGWQPATVIHPSAVVASSAHIGDGVFIGPLAVISSHAQVAEHAIVHLHASIGHDAHVGAYSAVLPGARVSGNVRIGKRALIGSNAFLNAGISIGEDSQVDALTYVSRHLPPGMLVSTRSPRPVPRVNLSGVTE; from the coding sequence ATGGCTGGCTTAGTCATCTTCGGAAATCGAACGGCAGTCGAAGTTGCTGAGGCTGCAGAGCTTGGGTGCAAGCACTTGTTCGACACCATCCTGGTCCGATTCTTCGCGGAACCCGAGTTCTCGCAATCGCTCGCACCGGAGCTAGAATCGCAATTGGGTGCCGTGCATTACCTCGCGGGTGTCGCGGATGTGATGGCTAAACTGAGAATTATTTCCGCTTGCTCCGCGCGAGGTTGGCAACCCGCCACGGTCATCCATCCCTCAGCCGTGGTCGCGTCTTCAGCCCACATCGGGGATGGCGTTTTCATCGGTCCGCTCGCGGTTATCTCTTCGCATGCCCAAGTCGCCGAGCATGCCATTGTCCACCTTCATGCTTCCATCGGACACGATGCCCACGTAGGCGCCTACTCCGCAGTCCTCCCAGGCGCACGTGTCAGCGGAAATGTCCGAATCGGCAAACGAGCTCTGATCGGTAGCAACGCGTTTCTCAATGCAGGAATCTCCATCGGCGAAGACTCGCAGGTCGATGCCTTGACCTACGTCTCCCGCCATTTACCTCCGGGGATGCTTGTTTCCACTCGATCACCACGACCGGTTCCACGAGTCAATCTCTCTGGAGTCACTGAATGA